In Acidobacteriota bacterium, the following proteins share a genomic window:
- a CDS encoding DUF58 domain-containing protein yields the protein MVFGASSPAAEGRSRDSSEAHASETLSSELFQKIKSIQIRTQRVVNDAFAGEYESAFKGRGMEFEEVREYQPGDDIRHIDWNVTARMSAPYVKVHREERELTVMLLVDVSSSGAFGSGAKLKNEVAAEVAALLAYTAIRSNDRVGLIIFSDRIEHYIPPKKGRGHVWMVIRDILTHRSAHRNTNLEGALEYMSKVVRRRAVAFVISDFLDEGFDQRLRTAARRHDITAVTVGDRREMELPPIGLIELEDAETGETIVVDTYDRNVTQGFRLLGGDERRQRGELFRAAGVGEVAVRADDENYVDSLVRYFHTRERRR from the coding sequence ATGGTTTTCGGTGCCTCCTCTCCGGCGGCGGAAGGTCGCTCTCGGGATTCTTCCGAGGCCCACGCTTCCGAGACCCTGTCGTCGGAGCTGTTTCAGAAGATCAAGTCGATCCAGATCCGCACCCAGCGGGTGGTCAACGACGCCTTCGCCGGCGAGTACGAGAGCGCCTTCAAGGGACGGGGGATGGAGTTCGAGGAGGTGCGGGAGTACCAGCCCGGGGACGACATCCGCCACATCGACTGGAACGTCACGGCGCGCATGAGCGCTCCCTACGTCAAGGTGCATCGGGAGGAGCGGGAGCTCACCGTCATGCTCTTGGTGGACGTCAGCTCTTCCGGTGCCTTCGGCAGCGGCGCCAAGCTCAAGAACGAGGTGGCGGCGGAGGTGGCGGCGCTTCTCGCCTACACCGCCATCCGCAGCAACGACCGGGTGGGGCTGATCATTTTCTCCGACCGCATTGAGCACTACATCCCGCCGAAGAAGGGCCGCGGTCACGTGTGGATGGTGATCCGGGACATCCTCACTCACCGCTCCGCCCACCGCAATACGAACCTGGAGGGTGCTCTGGAGTACATGAGCAAGGTGGTGCGCCGGCGGGCGGTGGCTTTCGTCATCTCCGACTTCCTGGACGAGGGTTTCGACCAGCGTCTACGCACCGCCGCCCGGCGCCACGACATCACCGCCGTCACCGTCGGTGACCGGCGGGAGATGGAGCTGCCGCCCATCGGCCTCATCGAGCTGGAGGATGCGGAGACCGGCGAGACCATCGTGGTGGATACCTACGACCGCAACGTCACCCAGGGCTTCCGGCTGCTGGGCGGCGACGAGCGGCGGCAGCGGGGCGAGCTCTTCCGCGCCGCCGGCGTCGGTGAGGTGGCGGTGCGGGCGGACGACGAGAACTATGTGGATTCCCTGGTGCGCTACTTCCACACTCGGGAGCGGCGCCGCTAG
- a CDS encoding MoxR family ATPase — translation MNATAEQLAPEIEAQAQKLDRLRQEVAKVMVGQQYMIDRLLMALIADGHILLEGIPGLAKTTAVKSVADAIHTQFARVSFTPDLLPADLIGTEIYRPQSHDFVVKRGPLFTNLLLADEINRAPAKVQSALLEAMQERQVTIGDSTHQLPDPFLVLATQNPIEQEGTYPLPEAQVDRFMLKLKVGYPDKPQEKEIMRRMASRQRPKVEAVLTPEEIAAMRAVADQIYLDPKVEDYIVDIVFATREPAVYKLDKLDRLIDYGASPRATIFLAQAAKVHAFMAGRPYVTPQDVKTIGPDVLRHRVLVSYEAEAQDLSSDDLIQEIFNTVDVP, via the coding sequence ATGAACGCGACCGCAGAGCAGCTGGCCCCGGAGATCGAGGCCCAGGCCCAAAAGCTGGACCGCCTGCGCCAGGAAGTGGCCAAGGTGATGGTCGGCCAGCAATACATGATCGACCGCCTTCTCATGGCCCTCATCGCCGATGGCCACATCCTGTTGGAGGGCATTCCGGGGCTGGCCAAGACCACCGCCGTCAAGAGCGTGGCGGACGCCATCCACACCCAATTCGCCCGCGTCTCCTTCACCCCCGATCTGCTGCCCGCGGACCTCATCGGCACCGAGATCTATCGGCCCCAAAGTCACGACTTCGTGGTCAAGCGTGGCCCTCTGTTCACCAATCTCCTCCTCGCCGACGAGATCAACCGCGCTCCGGCGAAGGTGCAGAGCGCGCTGCTGGAGGCGATGCAGGAGCGCCAGGTGACCATCGGCGACTCCACCCACCAGCTGCCCGATCCCTTCCTGGTGCTGGCGACCCAGAATCCCATCGAGCAGGAGGGCACCTACCCGCTGCCGGAGGCGCAGGTGGATCGCTTCATGCTCAAGCTCAAGGTGGGCTATCCGGACAAGCCGCAGGAGAAGGAGATCATGCGCCGCATGGCCTCCCGCCAGCGTCCGAAGGTGGAAGCGGTGCTGACCCCGGAGGAGATCGCCGCCATGCGCGCGGTGGCGGATCAGATCTACCTCGATCCCAAGGTCGAGGACTACATCGTCGACATCGTCTTCGCCACCCGCGAGCCGGCGGTGTACAAGCTCGACAAGCTCGACCGGCTCATCGACTACGGGGCTTCTCCCCGCGCCACCATCTTCCTGGCCCAGGCGGCGAAGGTTCATGCCTTCATGGCCGGCCGGCCCTACGTCACGCCCCAGGACGTCAAGACCATCGGTCCCGACGTACTGCGTCACCGGGTGCTGGTGTCCTACGAGGCGGAGGCTCAGGATTTGAGCTCCGACGATCTGATCCAGGAAATCTTCAATACCGTCGACGTGCCCTGA
- a CDS encoding DUF4381 family protein — protein MADPRSENGSGSAVPKTPPARSSAAGDLVTGGSTGGFPGGLMGGLLSGWLVVELILLAVMLMISAACGQSPEAPESEESKPPVIAEASVDRAVATTGDLITYTVTVDYRPGYDVEIPEPGAEIAGFRIVEVGAEGPEEDGDRVVESRWYQLRADLVGSYVLPPVTVTYRAAEDASAPEPAAAEDEQSDDDSEIDSQTSAAATSTVETVQTSAIFVEVASVLPTEGGADDIRDIKPLQPPPEAVPWRWIAIAAGALLLAALGWWWWRRRSRRPAAPPVPPHEVAFQALDELRGSDFDDPEAVRRFHFAISEVVRVYIEGRWGLNATDLTSEEIIARLSQLSGLAGEQAVSLRRFLLDTDQVKFADHEPTREEIHQTYERALGFVEATRPVAEAESAANGERGGEPGGQKGSDTEEQAA, from the coding sequence ATGGCTGATCCGCGATCCGAGAACGGCTCGGGCTCCGCCGTGCCGAAGACGCCGCCCGCGAGAAGCTCTGCGGCGGGAGATCTCGTGACGGGGGGCTCTACTGGTGGCTTTCCTGGCGGCTTGATGGGGGGGCTGCTGTCCGGGTGGCTTGTCGTTGAGCTCATCCTGCTGGCGGTGATGCTGATGATCTCGGCGGCCTGCGGGCAGTCGCCGGAAGCTCCGGAGTCAGAGGAGTCGAAGCCGCCGGTCATCGCCGAAGCCTCGGTGGACCGGGCGGTGGCCACCACCGGCGACCTCATCACCTACACCGTCACCGTCGACTACCGCCCCGGCTACGACGTGGAGATCCCCGAGCCCGGGGCGGAGATCGCCGGCTTCCGCATCGTCGAGGTGGGGGCAGAGGGGCCTGAGGAGGACGGCGACCGCGTCGTGGAGTCGCGCTGGTACCAGCTGCGGGCGGATCTGGTGGGTTCCTACGTGCTGCCGCCGGTGACGGTGACCTACCGGGCGGCGGAGGATGCTTCGGCCCCGGAGCCGGCAGCCGCCGAGGACGAACAGTCGGACGACGACTCCGAAATCGATTCCCAGACCTCTGCTGCTGCGACCTCCACGGTGGAGACCGTGCAGACTTCCGCCATCTTCGTCGAGGTGGCTTCGGTGCTCCCCACCGAGGGTGGTGCCGACGACATCCGCGACATCAAGCCCTTGCAGCCGCCGCCGGAAGCGGTGCCCTGGCGCTGGATCGCCATCGCCGCCGGAGCGCTGCTGCTGGCGGCCCTGGGATGGTGGTGGTGGCGTCGCCGTTCCCGGCGCCCCGCTGCGCCGCCGGTGCCGCCCCACGAGGTGGCCTTTCAGGCGTTGGACGAGCTCCGGGGCAGCGATTTCGACGATCCGGAGGCGGTGCGCCGCTTCCACTTCGCCATCTCCGAGGTGGTACGGGTGTACATCGAAGGCCGCTGGGGGCTCAACGCCACGGACCTCACCAGCGAGGAGATCATCGCCCGTCTGTCCCAGCTCTCCGGTCTCGCCGGGGAGCAGGCGGTGAGCCTGCGGCGCTTCCTGCTGGATACGGATCAGGTCAAATTCGCCGACCACGAGCCCACCCGGGAAGAGATTCACCAGACCTACGAGCGCGCCCTGGGCTTCGTCGAGGCCACCCGGCCGGTGGCGGAAGCCGAGAGCGCCGCCAACGGTGAGAGGGGCGGCGAGCCGGGCGGCCAGAAGGGCAGCGATACCGAGGAGCAGGCGGCGTGA
- a CDS encoding VWA domain-containing protein has protein sequence MNELFFSDLDLLWVLGPLFLFWLLFWGWRATRRRSGAVRFSNIRILQQIKTSRTLFLRRLVMALRVITVALLIVAFVRPQTGRSHTQVRTEGIDIVLVVDTSGSMRALDLDSDRQISRRRNRLAVAKGVVEEFIERRPNDQIGLVVFGEEAFTQCPLTLDHGIVSTFLEQLEIGMAGDATAIGSALGTAVKRLKDSEAKSKVIILLTDGRNNAGVLSPAKAAEVAETFGVKVYTIGAGTRGQAPFIVDSFFGKQVVYEDVELDEESLQAIAERTGGAYFRAEDEEALQAIYGQIDELETTEITTDTYMEYNERFRWFVLPAVFLLLLEVLLLGTRFRKLP, from the coding sequence GTGAACGAGCTTTTCTTCTCCGATCTGGATCTGCTGTGGGTCCTGGGGCCGCTCTTTCTGTTCTGGCTCTTGTTCTGGGGGTGGCGCGCCACTCGCCGGCGCAGCGGTGCGGTGCGTTTCTCCAACATTCGGATCCTGCAGCAGATCAAGACCTCCCGCACCCTTTTCCTGCGGCGGCTGGTGATGGCGCTGCGGGTGATCACCGTGGCCTTGCTCATCGTCGCCTTCGTGCGGCCCCAGACCGGTCGCAGCCACACCCAGGTGCGCACCGAGGGCATCGACATTGTGCTGGTGGTGGATACCTCCGGCTCGATGCGCGCCCTGGATCTGGACTCGGACCGCCAGATCTCCCGACGGCGCAACCGTCTGGCGGTGGCCAAGGGGGTGGTGGAAGAATTCATCGAGCGGCGGCCCAACGACCAGATTGGCCTGGTGGTCTTCGGTGAGGAGGCGTTCACCCAATGCCCCCTGACCCTCGACCACGGCATCGTGTCCACCTTCCTCGAGCAGTTGGAGATCGGCATGGCCGGTGACGCCACCGCCATCGGTTCGGCACTGGGTACGGCGGTCAAGCGGCTCAAGGACTCGGAGGCCAAATCGAAGGTGATCATCCTGCTCACCGACGGCCGCAACAACGCCGGTGTCCTGTCGCCGGCGAAGGCGGCGGAGGTGGCGGAGACCTTCGGCGTCAAGGTCTACACCATCGGTGCCGGCACCCGCGGTCAAGCACCGTTCATCGTCGACTCCTTCTTCGGCAAGCAGGTGGTCTACGAGGACGTGGAGCTGGACGAGGAGTCGCTGCAGGCCATCGCCGAGCGCACCGGTGGTGCTTACTTCCGGGCTGAGGACGAGGAGGCCCTACAGGCCATCTATGGGCAGATCGACGAGTTGGAAACCACCGAGATCACCACCGACACCTACATGGAATACAACGAGCGCTTCCGCTGGTTCGTGCTGCCGGCGGTCTTCCTGCTGTTGCTGGAAGTGCTGCTCCTGGGAACCCGATTCCGCAAACTGCCATGA